A DNA window from Arachis duranensis cultivar V14167 chromosome 3, aradu.V14167.gnm2.J7QH, whole genome shotgun sequence contains the following coding sequences:
- the LOC107479615 gene encoding uncharacterized protein LOC107479615, whose protein sequence is MAPRGRGRDHGRGHTNVRAPEINPNDPLKFMTALENMAATMQATAEALRQQMNNHGNDRGGVHDPMTLANFLKVNPPKFKGTTSPTEANTWFQAMKTAKELELLQLKQGTISVSEYADKFEELFRFFRMCHGTPGDYEEWKCNKYEGGLQSDIFSSVGPMEIRIFSELVNKSRVAEECVKKAVVERGSHKGSFPQN, encoded by the exons ATGGCACCTCGTGGACGTGGTAGAGACCATGGGAGAGGTCATACTAATGTTCGTGCACCGGAGATTAACCCAAATGATCCATTGAAATTTATGACTGCATTAGAGAATATGGCTGCGACTATGCaggccactgctgaggctcttaggcaacagatgaacaaccatggcaaTGACAGAGGTGGAGTTCATGACCCGATGACattggcaaactttttgaaggttaatccacctaagtttaAGGGAACTACTAGCCCGACTGAAGCCAATACCTGGTTTCAGGCTATGAA GACGGCCAAGGAACTTGAGTTActgcagctgaagcagggtactataTCCGTATCTGAGTATGccgacaagtttgaggagctattCAGGTTTTTTCGTATGTGTCATGGGACTCCAGGAGACTATGAGGAATGGAAATGCaataagtatgaaggaggactccagAGTGATATCTTCAgctcagtgggaccaatggagattaggatcTTCTCCGAGTTGGTGAACAAGAGTAgagttgctgaagagtgtgtgaagaagGCAGTTGTTGAGAGAGGGAGCCACAagggatcattcccacagaactga